The following DNA comes from Camelus dromedarius isolate mCamDro1 chromosome 29, mCamDro1.pat, whole genome shotgun sequence.
TTCAAAATGAAAGGAAGACTCAAGCTGTTCacgtttttttgttgtttttgtttttggtaaaagGCTACAAACAGGTAAGGGTATTGACTCCTTTGTCTCAAACTAGTGCAATTTTTTCAAGCTCCTAAGGAACAGCCATGATGAACCATTCCATCCAGTCTGCACCGAAGGTTAGTAGTGAACCATCTTGGTGTGCTCAGGACTGTTCTGGTTTTAGCAATGGGAAGTCCCATGtctcaggagacccctccactcaAGGCAAAACAGGATGGTTGGTCACCCCATTGCCACCAGCCTTCCAGACTGTCGTGATGACATTCTTACCACAAACCGTGCAGTCTGAATTTGAATACAAGCCAGTTGGGTTTACACTCTGCCCTGCTTTCTAGTTCTGTGCTAATAATATCAAGTCCTGATTCAAATGAGGAATCAAAGAACTTGAACTTTTCACTTCTATGCCCCCCAGTGATTCTGTGCCATAATAAAAAcgtgcacgtacacacacagatGCTTTCATTAGGATTTAAATAGAAACCACAAAAACATCTACTGGAAAACATTCTCTTTAGGAACAagtggagtgtttttttttttttttcttagagttttatttttacacattCATATGACATTTCCTTTTGTAGGGAACAGGAGGTTAGCAAGATCAGCTCTTTAGATGATTCCattctaaatatacattttaaaacaaacaatatCAAAACAACCAGCGGGAAGGTGAAAAACAGTCCATTAGTACCATCTCGTCTACACAGCAATAAACGTGAGAAGACTGGCTGTGTCCTCACCCTGTCCCACCAAGCTGACTATGTTGTCTCCGGAGTGACTGGTTTTAAAGGAACCGGAGCCATGGGGTGACTGTCACAGGGCACCCTGCTCTGGGGGATCCGGGGACTGAGTAACATGGCAGCTCATGACTCGGTACTGGTACTCCTGGCAGGATGCTTCTGAAGATACGAGTTCCAACACAGACATAAAAGTTAAGATCTAAGATATTTTCCAAAGGAGGTGAGCCGTGAAATAAACAACCTATTCACATTAGCACTCGTTAAGTGACATTAAATGAAGCCCACTTAGACACACATAACGGACTCCTCTCCGTCATCAGTCTTGTCATCAAAACAGTAGGCTGTCACCTTGACCAAATTCTCACCAATAAATCACTTATACAAATACCATTCACCACCTACCACTAACATAAAATCAGCTCACCTTTCTATTAGAAACGAGAAGTCTTTGTTGGCAAAGCCGTCACCTCTGTACCAACTTGTCACAATCACCAGCGACTTCATTTGGCAGGTAACAAAGGTTCCCGCTCCCAGTTCAGATCAACTTTCTTTCTCTACCCTGCTTCACGGtgtttttaaaatagatcatCCTGAAAGCTGTGCTGCATTTAACCTCCACGTTCGATTAGGAAAACGCACTCTCCCTAAACTACCTGCTGTCACCACTCCTGGCCGCTGAGGAGATACGCATCTTGGGGGGGGCGTGAGGGCCATCGTGTGAAACGCAGAGGGAAGACCCTCAAATTCCATACCTCCCCCCGACCCGCCGCGCCGCCCAGCATCATAACCTACCTGAGGACAGCACCTCTCGATCGTTACCCCTCAGTGCCCTAGCCAGGCAGttctacaacactgtgttagaGGAAGTATGGTTTAGACAACATGTGAAAGGAACTCGTCTGGGTTAGAATAACACTGTGCTGCTATAAGTACTATTTTTATGTGATGCTACACCTTTAAAGATGGAAGCTTTAAAAACAATACCCTTGTGTCCAACAGAGCCACTCATTGTCCTATCATAGACTCAGTGGTGCGTGTCTGCAGGTCCACACTCTGCAGCCCAGGAGAGGAggtcctctgccctcccccgggGCCCTCCCCGGGGGCTTCAGGGCTGGGGGGCAGGAAGGGCACCCAGTTCCCTCCCCAAAACATCTTATTCTATTTAACATATTATTTGTGTTCCTGGACAAAACACCCCAACTCTAATGACTTCTGTCAAAAGTGTAAAAACCTTCGTGATGCTGGTTGCCTTGTTTCATCTCTTGACTCTTCAAGCTCAGAAAGGCCTCCATCCCATCTTCCTGGGCTTCCAACCTGACTGTGCGTGAGCGTCCCTCGAGTCCAGCCGTGGTCTGAGCATCAACGTCCTTCTTACTGTCTTCAGGGTCTGCCTCCCATCAGTACAACTGCCTGTTTCGATGCTAAGGGCTAAGGTGCAGGAAAGCTCAAATATACTCTGACGAGAGCTGGCTACTCTAAAGGTTATAATGAAGAAAACTATTTATTTAGACTGTGCACTACTTAATGACCTAGTTCCATAAAAAACTGGTACTGTAAGCGATTCTCCATAATGACCACCTCCTGGCCCCTTCCGGACCCACTATAGGTTTCCAAGAGCCCGTGTAAACACAGCAACTGTGCTGACTGGAAACCCTGTGCTAGGCTGGAGCTATCCTCtccataaataaaatactatatgtactttttaaagtTCTGCACGTAGAAAGCAATTCACTCAAGTCTTAAAATGAATTTAACTCTGTGACAAGTAACTTTTTCCTAAAGATGAAatcacttagattttttttctttaatctgctTATTTCCTATGATTTCTTTTTGAAGacttcagacagagaaaaatgtgttcatttttcccTTAAGATGTTAGTTAACTATTTCATATTGgcacatgcaaaaaaaatttactcttatatatttaatgtatattttactttaatcTCATTAGTTACCATGTAGGCATCTTACCTAGATAGTTAAATATAGTTTCAAACAGAATGCGAGGCATTTCTGTGACCAGGTGCAAAAGGGGTAGAGATCGTCTCTAGGAGTAGAAAGAAAActccagagaaaggaaattttaagactaaaaagatttaaaaaaattttttttgtcaaagTCCCAACTCAATAAAATTCCAACACCTTTTAAGGCATGAATTAGTTTGAAAACTTTACAGATTATAAAGCAAATTGACATTGCCTGGAGCACTCTTTGAAGAAAGTAAAAACGGGGAGGTTTTAATAAAGAGTGAACCTCCTTCCCTCAAAAGAAGTAAAGGCCTTTGTGTGTTGGTTGCTACCAAGTAAGACAGCATGTAAAACACAGCATCTGTTCATCAGAACCAGTGTCCCTCATTCTCCTCGTCCTGACTGTCTAGATACAGGAGGGCAACCTTCTTTTCATCCGAAATCACAGACCTCTGGTCTACCATCCTCTGTAGCTGCACCGTCTTATCAAACTCAGCCTGCTCCTTGCCCTTTTCCCCAGGGGCCTGGTGTCTGTCCCCAGCAGAGCCCTGAAAGCTCGCGCCGGCTGCCAGGTCATTCCTACTGCCAGCATCTCTCCAAGTACCACGGTCAGACTCGCTATGAGCTTCTGCTTCCGTCCCTTGGGGGAAGAGGACCGTGGCCTCTTGTGTCCAGCGGGGGGTCGCCTCTACATTACTCACGTCCATCTGAAAGGTAAATGAGGTTTCTTTGGGCCCCAGTGCAACGTGCCTTACTGTTCTGCTGCCATCTGCCACCTCGCCTAGCTCAGGGGAGTCTCCCGAGCCAGCAAGGGCAAATGCTGTGGAGACGGGTCCGTGGAAGACAATGTGCTCAGAGGTTTGGGTTTCTGTGGGGCCCAGCTGAATGTGCCTAAAGGACCTGCTCATGCCCGATGTCACTTCCACCCCAGACGTGTCTCCCACGCTGGTCTCCTGAGGAGACCCAGCCCCTTGGAAGGTGCTCCTTTCAGTCATCAGGATTTTCCTCCCCACGGTGTAACTGCGGGTGGCCTGGCTCACATCCGCCCCGCCCTCGCTGTGGGCACTGCTTTCTGAGTCACTAAATTCCCAGGGCGGGGGAACTATCTGCTCGGTGGTTTGGTGCCTCTGAGACCCGACTCTGACATGCATGGTGGATGTGCCACTCCCTGTCCACGCTTCAGTGTCCACAGAAGCTTCTCtgacctccaactccacctgctcTGAAAGGGGGGCTGTGAGCTGGATTTGCTCACTGAACCCCTCTCTAGGGCCTAACTGAAGGTGCGTTACAGAGGTCTGGGTACCCGCTGACTCTTCTGTTTGAAAATGATCACCAGCCTTCCCTGTCCCAGAAATGGGGGCCTGAAAAATTATCTCCCTCTTAGCATGAAACTGTTTGGAGTTAAATGAGCTGTGCCTCCCCGATCTGTCGGCGTCAGTGGAAAGCTCTGACGGGCCAGGCTCTTCTGCATCCCCTGCCTCGGGACAGGCAGGGACAGGCCCCTGGAAGACGACTTCTGTGGACACTTGACTTTGATCGGGACCCAAAGGAAAGTGCCTCGCAGACCAGCTGGCTCCCGCCGAGCTCGCTGCCCGACTCAGGTCGCTTTCCCCACTTACCTCCACCACTTGTGCAGTGGGTCCTTCGGGTGAGACTTGCTCAGTCCTCCAAATTCCAGGGGGCGCTATTTTAACGTGCCTTACAGACTGAGTGACGTCCTCTAGCACCTGTGACTGGGCAAAGCCCCTTGGGCTGGTGACTTCCACGGTGGCCGACACCGGGCCCTGGGAAGCgacctgctctgggccaggagaGGCGGGGCCGGCGTGGGCATCCTCACCAGAGGGGCTGTACAGCTCCCGGGTGGCCCAGCGCTTGAAGCGGAAGCCGGCAGCCGGGGCCTCCGCTCCGGCCTCCTCGTCTGGGCTCCCAGGTGCCGGGCTGTGCCGCTTGGCCAAGCTGTCCCGTACCACCGCCTCCACCGCCTTCTCTATCTCACCCGCCTCATCCTTGCTCAGCTCCTCCAGGTCTAACTGGTCGGCATCGACAGTCTGCAAGAGGTTGACTTCGGCAACTAAGGTCACAGACCCACCTCCTGCGGTCTGGACTTTCTTTACGTCCACTGAAACGCCCTCGGGCCCGCCCTGGTCCTCTCTGGTCAGGGCAGACAGCTCCTCCTTCATGCGCTCCGGGAGGCTTTCTTCCAGCTGCTCGATGACCTCCACCAGCTGGTGTCTGGGCTCCTTGAAGCCTTCCTTAATGGATGTGTGGAATTCCTGTGgtatcttaatttccttttcaatgaCTATGGGTTCGGTATGAAATTCACCACTCCTAGTCGGCTCTTTCCAGTGAGTAGAACCCAGGTCCCCCTCCAGAAATGGTTCTGGAACATCCGGTGGCTTCACAACCTTCTCTCCCAGCGCTTCGTCCTTATTGCCTCTTCTCCAAGACCCCGGTACAATTTCATCCTGCCAGGAGTACCTGATGGTGGATTCCTCTTCAATGTGGATCTGCCCATACACGGAGCCTTCGTCTCCATCGCGCCCCGCAGGCTGTTCATCCGGGGTCGACACGAAATAACTCTGCTCTCCCTCTGAGTCACCTGCCTCCATCACTTCTTCAACGTGAGTTATGTCCTCTTGGGGCGGCCGAGCCTTTTTATGTCGACTCCCTGAGAACGTGACATCTGCTTCTTCataaccttcctcctcctcaacaAGCCCCTTGGAGCCCGGAGACGCatcttccacctcctccacctgGAATGGGGTAGAAAACTCAGCCGCCTTCTCGCCCCCGACATAGCTCATGGGCTCTTCAATGATCTCCACGTTGACGACCTtcgccctcccctctctccctttcagCCCGAGATTGATTATATCTCCGATCACCCGCTCAGCTGCCTTccctttcagccccacctccttAGTACCCTGGTTTAAGAGGTAGTCCAGGCCCGTTTCATCCAAAACATCAACCTCCTCAGTCAGTTTCGACTCCACGACTATCTCAGTCTTTGTTTTCCCGTCTCCGGGGAGCTCTTGCCGGTCCACGTAAGTGACTTTTGTGTCTGGAAAAGCACTGGCTGATGCTTCTGTCTCGGGGGAGTGGGTGAACTGCTTCAGGATACTGGACACGATGTTTTCGGCTATGGTCTCGGTCATGGAGTCGCCTTTCAGAGAGCCTGTGGTGTCGCTGGTGCTCAGCCTGAACCCAGCCTCCCTTGTTTCCACCCGTCTACCTGTCCCTTCACCAGCGTCCTTCTGCAGGGGCACCTGGGGACCTTGCGGGGCCACCTCCGGGCTGCCGCCCGGGGAGGCTTCCAGACTGATCGgtatctctccctccctcacactTTTCTCCTTCAGTGACTCCTTCTCTTTGGCCCTTTCCCTCATTTGCTGGCTTTCTCGCTTTCTGGCTTCTTTATCTAACTTTGTCAGTTCTTCCCACCTTAGGTTTCTTTCCTCTGAAGCCTTCTCTTTGGAATCAAACATTTTCTCTTCTCGCTTTGTTTGGATGGTTCCCGGTctgcctctctcctgccccctcgTGGCTtcagcttctgtttcctttcccaaaaaGACGGTCCTCTCATTCGACCAAGTGCTTTTGGAAGCCCCTGCCGTCACGTGGTCCCAGCGCTCCTGGTAGGGCTTTCGGGCAAGAGGGGACTCTCTGGCTGAGCTGGCGGGGGCATCCTTTGTCCCTTCGGTTCTCACTTGAGCTTCAGTATTTCTTAAAAGATCAGGGGTTGGAGAGAAAGTTCTGAGGTTGCTTTGACGGCTGGCAGTTTTTTCATAGGCGTTTTCCAGGCGAGTGGTTGTAAAGGAGGCGGCTCCGGAGCTCAGGAGGCCTCTTCTGGAAGCGCTTCCCACGGCCTTCGGAGATCCCGGCCGAGCCAGCAGGTCAGAACGCGGCGCCACGCTGTGATGGAAGGTCGTGGAGGGTGCCTTCTGCCTTGGAAACAGATTTCTCTCGTTTTCCCTCTGTAACACTGAGGTGCTGTATTGATAGGGAGTTTTTCTGAATTCTGTAGAAATTGAACAGTTCATTAGAACGATAGTTATCATTACCTGTTTTCATCTTAAAAGCATCACCACAGGTCCAGTCCCGTCCCATCATGATAAATACCTACTATGACCACAAAAGGGTCATCATGAGATTGTTTCAacctctgaattatttttttccaatagttaaaaaaaaaatcccatgacaaTAAATTAAAGCAGGACAAGGCTTCCACACAACACTTTCCTCCAGTTACTGATCTTAAAATATCCATCTTAAATATATCAAACGTGTGGCTGTAAAGCACAGCGCATGTGCCAGAGAGGTTAGGGGTGCTAGTTTTTGTGGCAGAAATTTCAAAACATGATGATCATTTGGAATCATTCATTTCCACTCTGCTGCGGTAACTTTATTCTACTTATTCCAGCAGAGAAGAGCTTCGTAATTACTACAAAGGACATAATTACTAAACACTAAATGGCATTACCCTTCCACCCTTTACAATGCTCTTATTCGTCCTTGATTTCCATGGTGAGCCAACAAATATTGAAGAAcgtaactttttaaactttctgatttcttctatttctatattttttttaaaaaaaacccaaacttctCATTTGAGAAGTTGCCAACACAGGAAGACAATCACCAACACTACAATTTGTTTTAATGTCATGGTCCACGGGGCTTCCTGCTTTGCTCTGGACCATGCACAGAGAGAGCTACCCGTGGGAGTGCCCAAAACCTCCTGGGTACCAGCTCTTAGGGGTGGCAGCTCGTGGAAGGAATGCAGCCAGGAGCACCAGCTGCCCTCTTCCCCAGCCACACCCATCCTGCTGAGCTGGGCAGAGCCTTCTCACCCCTGGGTCTCCCCTCGTGGCAGCCAACCACGTGTTCCCAACACACCACGATTTTGAATACAGCAACCCCCACGGAGCCTGCGACTATGCGGAGGAGGGTGTACAAGGAACACACCACGTGCAGTGTGACCTGCCCTGGCTCGGCCAGAAAGCCCTATggaagttatttttgtttttgtttttttaagttatctTACAGGTTCTTTGGGACTTTCTAATGACCACTCTAATGTCAGTTCTGCAGCCACAGAAGTACGAGTTTGTTCTGCAGCTTTTGGCCTGAATGGAGGCCGAC
Coding sequences within:
- the SYNM gene encoding synemin isoform X2, whose product is MLSWRLHTGSEKAELQELNARLYDYVCRVRDLERENLLLEEELRSRRGHEGLWAEAQARFAEEARGLRQQLDELSWATALAEGEREALRRELSELRLLGEDARAARGRLDAELDAQRRALQEELGARAALEALLGRLQAERSGLDAAHERDVRELRARAAGPTLHYRARAAGPAAPPLRLREVHDGYALLVAESWRETVQLYEDEVRELEEVLRRGQESQREAEEETRLCAQEAEGLRREALELEQLRALLEDELLRMREEYELQAEEGQRVIASMEDEKAALTLAMADRLRDYQELLQVKTSLSLEVATYRALLEGESNPEILILTERIENVPQEFRKTPYQYSTSVLQRENERNLFPRQKAPSTTFHHSVAPRSDLLARPGSPKAVGSASRRGLLSSGAASFTTTRLENAYEKTASRQSNLRTFSPTPDLLRNTEAQVRTEGTKDAPASSARESPLARKPYQERWDHVTAGASKSTWSNERTVFLGKETEAEATRGQERGRPGTIQTKREEKMFDSKEKASEERNLRWEELTKLDKEARKRESQQMRERAKEKESLKEKSVREGEIPISLEASPGGSPEVAPQGPQVPLQKDAGEGTGRRVETREAGFRLSTSDTTGSLKGDSMTETIAENIVSSILKQFTHSPETEASASAFPDTKVTYVDRQELPGDGKTKTEIVVESKLTEEVDVLDETGLDYLLNQGTKEVGLKGKAAERVIGDIINLGLKGREGRAKVVNVEIIEEPMSYVGGEKAAEFSTPFQVEEVEDASPGSKGLVEEEEGYEEADVTFSGSRHKKARPPQEDITHVEEVMEAGDSEGEQSYFVSTPDEQPAGRDGDEGSVYGQIHIEEESTIRYSWQDEIVPGSWRRGNKDEALGEKVVKPPDVPEPFLEGDLGSTHWKEPTRSGEFHTEPIVIEKEIKIPQEFHTSIKEGFKEPRHQLVEVIEQLEESLPERMKEELSALTREDQGGPEGVSVDVKKVQTAGGGSVTLVAEVNLLQTVDADQLDLEELSKDEAGEIEKAVEAVVRDSLAKRHSPAPGSPDEEAGAEAPAAGFRFKRWATRELYSPSGEDAHAGPASPGPEQVASQGPVSATVEVTSPRGFAQSQVLEDVTQSVRHVKIAPPGIWRTEQVSPEGPTAQVVEMDVSNVEATPRWTQEATVLFPQGTEAEAHSESDRGTWRDAGSRNDLAAGASFQGSAGDRHQAPGEKGKEQAEFDKTVQLQRMVDQRSVISDEKKVALLYLDSQDEENEGHWF
- the SYNM gene encoding synemin isoform X1, whose amino-acid sequence is MLSWRLHTGSEKAELQELNARLYDYVCRVRDLERENLLLEEELRSRRGHEGLWAEAQARFAEEARGLRQQLDELSWATALAEGEREALRRELSELRLLGEDARAARGRLDAELDAQRRALQEELGARAALEALLGRLQAERSGLDAAHERDVRELRARAAGPTLHYRARAAGPAAPPLRLREVHDGYALLVAESWRETVQLYEDEVRELEEVLRRGQESQREAEEETRLCAQEAEGLRREALELEQLRALLEDELLRMREEYELQAEEGQRVIASMEDEKAALTLAMADRLRDYQELLQVKTSLSLEVATYRALLEGESNPEILILTERIENVPQEFRKTPYQYSTSVLQRENERNLFPRQKAPSTTFHHSVAPRSDLLARPGSPKAVGSASRRGLLSSGAASFTTTRLENAYEKTASRQSNLRTFSPTPDLLRNTEAQVRTEGTKDAPASSARESPLARKPYQERWDHVTAGASKSTWSNERTVFLGKETEAEATRGQERGRPGTIQTKREEKMFDSKEKASEERNLRWEELTKLDKEARKRESQQMRERAKEKESLKEKSVREGEIPISLEASPGGSPEVAPQGPQVPLQKDAGEGTGRRVETREAGFRLSTSDTTGSLKGDSMTETIAENIVSSILKQFTHSPETEASASAFPDTKVTYVDRQELPGDGKTKTEIVVESKLTEEVDVLDETGLDYLLNQGTKEVGLKGKAAERVIGDIINLGLKGREGRAKVVNVEIIEEPMSYVGGEKAAEFSTPFQVEEVEDASPGSKGLVEEEEGYEEADVTFSGSRHKKARPPQEDITHVEEVMEAGDSEGEQSYFVSTPDEQPAGRDGDEGSVYGQIHIEEESTIRYSWQDEIVPGSWRRGNKDEALGEKVVKPPDVPEPFLEGDLGSTHWKEPTRSGEFHTEPIVIEKEIKIPQEFHTSIKEGFKEPRHQLVEVIEQLEESLPERMKEELSALTREDQGGPEGVSVDVKKVQTAGGGSVTLVAEVNLLQTVDADQLDLEELSKDEAGEIEKAVEAVVRDSLAKRHSPAPGSPDEEAGAEAPAAGFRFKRWATRELYSPSGEDAHAGPASPGPEQVASQGPVSATVEVTSPRGFAQSQVLEDVTQSVRHVKIAPPGIWRTEQVSPEGPTAQVVEVSGESDLSRAASSAGASWSARHFPLGPDQSQVSTEVVFQGPVPACPEAGDAEEPGPSELSTDADRSGRHSSFNSKQFHAKREIIFQAPISGTGKAGDHFQTEESAGTQTSVTHLQLGPREGFSEQIQLTAPLSEQVELEVREASVDTEAWTGSGTSTMHVRVGSQRHQTTEQIVPPPWEFSDSESSAHSEGGADVSQATRSYTVGRKILMTERSTFQGAGSPQETSVGDTSGVEVTSGMSRSFRHIQLGPTETQTSEHIVFHGPVSTAFALAGSGDSPELGEVADGSRTVRHVALGPKETSFTFQMDVSNVEATPRWTQEATVLFPQGTEAEAHSESDRGTWRDAGSRNDLAAGASFQGSAGDRHQAPGEKGKEQAEFDKTVQLQRMVDQRSVISDEKKVALLYLDSQDEENEGHWF